In Geobacter sp., a single window of DNA contains:
- a CDS encoding PAS domain S-box protein — protein sequence MDAVESHSHNRIILAAFHNSTNVERIRLSLEERGFEFDLAGSGAAVLAYCRYKRPDLMIFESTLHDMGAEQLIAELETITFLPPYVVVVRQVDTGSAVTLMKDGAGDVLPDDADLPERLPAVVSRLLDEEEGKRRLAALERSLRESEERFRSLAENVPDLLIRFDRNLRHLYLNPAAERFYGQSASDVMGKWLSEMALPDGLAVAWDDELQKTLSSGVAQAFQWEQEGTHGKVSYDLRLIPEFDVLGRVSTILVTGRDITALKRLEEQLYHARKLEAIGTLAGVVAHDLNNLLTPILGYANILKRDMSGDHPLAKGVTVIEKAAERAAGLLSRLLVFARQIKHLNIPVELSVLFDDLLAGLKAHPGKNVTVIDQRSSDTPPVLGDPMQLAQVLQHIVSNAIDAMPDGGELRIGTERVMLDADFCRHHPTVAIGPHVCVKISDSGSGIPADVRERIFEPFFSTKGVTPGRGLGLAMVYSIVKSHAGAIVVDSTEGKGTTVSLFLPAVQPPSVPSK from the coding sequence ATGGACGCAGTTGAATCGCATTCCCACAATCGGATAATCCTTGCGGCATTCCACAACTCGACCAATGTTGAGCGGATAAGGTTGAGTCTTGAGGAAAGGGGATTCGAGTTTGACCTGGCAGGCAGCGGCGCTGCTGTCCTTGCATATTGCAGATACAAGCGGCCGGATCTGATGATATTCGAAAGTACGCTTCATGACATGGGGGCGGAGCAGCTCATCGCCGAACTCGAAACGATAACCTTTCTCCCCCCTTATGTAGTTGTGGTGCGTCAGGTCGACACGGGCAGTGCTGTAACATTGATGAAGGATGGTGCCGGAGATGTGCTACCGGACGATGCAGACTTGCCTGAACGGTTGCCAGCGGTTGTGTCCCGATTGTTGGATGAAGAAGAGGGAAAACGCCGGCTGGCAGCGCTGGAGCGTTCACTGCGGGAGAGTGAAGAGCGTTTCCGCTCGCTTGCCGAAAACGTACCGGATCTGTTGATCCGCTTTGACCGGAACCTTCGGCACCTGTACCTCAATCCAGCTGCAGAGCGCTTCTATGGGCAGAGCGCTTCGGATGTGATGGGCAAGTGGCTGTCCGAAATGGCTCTCCCTGACGGATTGGCTGTGGCATGGGATGACGAACTTCAGAAAACCCTGTCCTCGGGAGTGGCGCAGGCATTCCAATGGGAGCAGGAGGGTACGCATGGCAAGGTCAGTTATGATCTGCGATTGATTCCCGAATTCGATGTTCTCGGGAGGGTATCGACCATTCTGGTGACAGGTCGTGACATTACCGCCTTGAAGCGTCTTGAGGAGCAACTCTATCATGCCAGGAAACTGGAAGCGATCGGGACCCTCGCAGGGGTTGTCGCCCATGATCTGAACAACCTCTTAACGCCGATTCTTGGCTATGCCAACATCCTGAAGAGAGACATGTCTGGTGATCACCCCCTGGCAAAAGGGGTGACGGTCATCGAGAAGGCAGCGGAACGGGCTGCCGGACTGCTGAGCAGGCTTTTGGTTTTTGCCCGGCAGATCAAGCACCTGAATATACCCGTCGAGCTGTCGGTTCTTTTTGACGATCTGTTGGCAGGACTGAAAGCGCATCCCGGAAAAAACGTGACAGTGATTGATCAGCGTTCCAGCGATACCCCGCCGGTACTCGGGGATCCAATGCAACTGGCGCAAGTGCTGCAGCACATCGTCAGTAATGCCATCGATGCCATGCCGGACGGTGGCGAGTTACGTATCGGTACGGAACGAGTCATGCTGGATGCGGATTTCTGCCGGCATCATCCGACAGTTGCCATTGGCCCCCATGTCTGCGTGAAAATTTCCGATAGCGGTTCCGGTATTCCTGCCGATGTACGCGAACGGATATTCGAACCGTTTTTCTCCACCAAGGGAGTCACACCCGGTCGCGGACTGGGTCTGGCCATGGTCTACAGCATCGTCAAAAGTCATGCGGGTGCCATTGTTGTCGACAGTACGGAAGGGAAAGGAACCACGGTATCTCTCTTCCTCCCGGCTGTGCAGCCCCCCTCTGTTCCCTCCAAATAA
- the rimO gene encoding 30S ribosomal protein S12 methylthiotransferase RimO, whose protein sequence is MHKIQDKVSMVSLGCPKNLVDAEVMLGYLAEKGYTITTDEHEADIIIVNTCSFIKEAKQESIDTILDLADRKHDGRCRLLVVAGCLPQRYQQELAKELPEVDVFIGTGDYPRIAEIIAEKQETGGQVLYTGDPNYLYDIDLPRLQSSPYYTAYLKIAEGCSNCCSYCVIPSLRGSFRSRPLRQVVDEARRLVENGAKELNLVAQDVTRYGSDLADGENLVRLIEELHGLPGLRWIRLLYAYPDGITDELIAIIRDGEKVCKYLDLPLQHIADPVLSRMNRRSSEADIRALIEKLRSAVPDITLRTSFIVGFPGETEDDFKKLLHFVEETQFDRLGVFCYSREEGTPAAEMKDQVSERVKRERHKKLMRAQARVSFKRNRRLIDTVTEVMVEGYSEETELLLKGRTAQQAPDIDGQVYITAGQANVGEIVRLKITDSSDYDLIGEIIS, encoded by the coding sequence TTGCACAAGATTCAGGATAAGGTCAGCATGGTCAGCCTCGGCTGCCCGAAGAACCTGGTGGATGCGGAAGTGATGCTCGGCTACCTGGCCGAGAAGGGCTACACCATCACCACCGATGAGCATGAAGCGGACATCATCATCGTCAACACCTGTTCCTTCATCAAAGAGGCAAAACAGGAGAGCATCGATACCATCCTTGATCTCGCCGATCGAAAGCACGACGGTCGCTGTCGGCTGCTGGTGGTTGCCGGCTGCCTCCCTCAGCGCTATCAGCAGGAACTGGCCAAGGAGCTTCCCGAAGTTGATGTCTTCATCGGCACCGGAGATTATCCGCGCATTGCCGAGATCATCGCAGAAAAGCAGGAAACCGGGGGGCAGGTCCTCTATACCGGGGACCCCAATTATCTGTACGACATCGACCTTCCCCGCCTGCAGTCCTCACCCTACTACACCGCCTACCTGAAAATTGCCGAGGGGTGCTCCAACTGCTGTTCATATTGCGTGATACCGTCGTTGCGCGGATCGTTCCGCTCCCGGCCATTGCGGCAGGTCGTGGACGAGGCGCGCAGGCTGGTCGAAAACGGCGCCAAGGAGCTCAACCTGGTTGCCCAGGATGTGACCCGTTATGGCAGTGACCTGGCGGATGGTGAAAACCTGGTCCGGCTCATCGAAGAACTCCATGGCCTGCCGGGTCTGCGTTGGATCCGGCTTCTCTATGCCTATCCGGACGGCATAACGGATGAGCTGATTGCCATCATTCGCGATGGGGAAAAGGTCTGTAAATACCTGGATCTCCCGCTCCAGCACATTGCCGACCCGGTCCTTTCGCGGATGAACCGTCGCAGTTCCGAGGCGGATATCCGGGCGCTCATCGAAAAGTTGCGCTCAGCCGTCCCTGACATTACCCTGAGGACTTCGTTCATCGTCGGATTTCCTGGTGAGACCGAAGATGACTTCAAGAAGCTGCTGCATTTTGTGGAAGAGACCCAGTTCGACCGGCTGGGGGTTTTCTGCTATTCCCGGGAAGAGGGGACCCCTGCGGCAGAGATGAAGGACCAAGTCTCGGAGCGGGTAAAGCGTGAACGCCACAAGAAGTTGATGCGTGCCCAGGCACGGGTTTCGTTCAAGCGGAATCGCCGACTGATTGACACCGTTACTGAGGTGATGGTCGAAGGATACAGCGAGGAGACAGAACTCCTGCTCAAGGGGAGAACAGCGCAACAGGCGCCGGACATCGACGGCCAGGTCTATATCACTGCCGGCCAGGCCAATGTGGGTGAAATAGTGCGACTCAAGATCACGGATTCATCTGACTATGATCTGATAGGAGAGATAATTTCTTAA
- the ttcA gene encoding tRNA 2-thiocytidine(32) synthetase TtcA translates to MNMRDERLYKKIKNAVGRAIADYGLVKDGDRIAVAVSGGKDSYTLLHILEELRKRAPIRFELFAITIDSGYPGYRSDIIAQHLRNHGIRYHVESTDHYRIIAEKRRPGSSYCSICARLKRGTLYTLAQQFGCNKLALGHHLDDFIETLLLNQFFVGSLKAMAPGMLADNGVTTVIRPLVYVAESDIIRFSRDRNFPIVCCCCPACGQADQQRKRMKNLLADLEKGIPHVKQSLLRALANVQPRHLLDKKLYSVPDGSVDSVPPTP, encoded by the coding sequence ATGAATATGCGCGACGAAAGATTGTACAAGAAAATCAAGAATGCCGTCGGCAGGGCAATTGCTGACTACGGTCTGGTCAAGGATGGAGACCGGATTGCGGTAGCTGTTTCAGGAGGAAAGGATTCATATACCCTGCTGCATATTCTGGAGGAGTTACGGAAGCGGGCTCCCATCAGGTTCGAGCTATTCGCCATCACCATCGATTCCGGATATCCGGGGTATCGCAGTGATATCATTGCCCAGCACCTTCGCAACCACGGAATCCGGTACCACGTGGAAAGCACCGACCACTACCGGATCATTGCGGAAAAACGACGGCCCGGCTCTTCATATTGCTCGATCTGTGCCCGGCTGAAGAGAGGAACCCTCTACACTCTTGCCCAGCAATTCGGCTGCAACAAGCTGGCGCTGGGTCATCATCTCGACGATTTTATCGAGACGCTGCTTCTCAACCAGTTCTTTGTCGGCTCTCTCAAGGCCATGGCTCCTGGCATGCTCGCAGATAACGGGGTGACCACGGTTATCCGTCCACTGGTATACGTTGCCGAATCGGATATCATCCGTTTTTCCCGTGACCGCAATTTTCCGATTGTATGCTGCTGCTGTCCTGCCTGCGGACAAGCCGACCAGCAGCGCAAACGCATGAAAAACCTTCTCGCAGATCTGGAGAAGGGCATTCCTCATGTCAAACAGAGCCTCTTGCGGGCACTTGCCAACGTCCAACCACGCCATCTTTTGGACAAAAAACTTTACTCCGTACCTGACGGCTCCGTCGACTCCGTACCTCCGACACCCTGA
- a CDS encoding outer membrane lipoprotein carrier protein LolA, with product MLQFRSLFLALALLSAAVIPSFAVTTVPAPVNIGLRDVINTVEQSFSSANRYDSPDNDIFLVDLTADFFQRSILAKNNRELRADGQFYLKNADYQRRDPLMFRFDYYRPTTHEIVSDGSTLWTYLPENRQVIVSDMSSFFNPDLSDPARNSGFNFLQGLSRISKDFEILFSQQGRDMDGNYILELTPRRAMESIEKLFVVVRFESVRRFVQNGRRIINPAYKNNRRADLPRPEWAFPILSTTVIDHQGNSTTLEFSNIKANMGLSGGLFKFDIPADVQAVRPPGSR from the coding sequence ATGCTGCAGTTTCGAAGCTTGTTCCTGGCCTTGGCGCTGCTGTCGGCAGCCGTGATACCATCTTTTGCCGTCACCACGGTGCCGGCACCGGTCAACATCGGGTTGAGAGACGTGATCAATACTGTCGAGCAGTCCTTCTCCTCGGCGAACAGATATGATTCTCCCGATAATGATATTTTCCTCGTTGATCTGACGGCAGACTTCTTCCAACGTTCCATTCTGGCGAAAAACAATCGCGAGTTGCGTGCCGATGGCCAGTTCTATCTGAAAAACGCCGATTATCAGCGGCGCGATCCACTGATGTTCCGTTTTGATTACTACCGGCCCACGACCCATGAAATCGTCTCCGATGGTTCCACGCTCTGGACATATCTTCCGGAAAACCGCCAGGTAATCGTCAGCGACATGAGTTCATTTTTCAATCCGGATCTCTCCGATCCTGCCCGGAATTCCGGTTTCAATTTTCTTCAGGGTCTGTCCCGGATATCCAAGGATTTTGAGATACTCTTTTCGCAGCAGGGGAGGGACATGGATGGTAACTACATCCTCGAACTCACCCCCAGACGCGCCATGGAATCCATCGAGAAACTTTTTGTCGTGGTACGCTTCGAATCTGTGCGCCGTTTTGTGCAGAATGGCCGCCGCATAATCAACCCCGCCTATAAGAACAATCGGCGGGCCGACCTCCCCAGGCCGGAATGGGCGTTTCCCATTCTCTCGACCACCGTGATCGATCACCAGGGGAATTCCACCACCCTTGAGTTCAGCAACATCAAGGCGAACATGGGTTTGTCCGGTGGGCTCTTCAAGTTTGATATCCCTGCGGATGTCCAGGCGGTTCGCCCTCCCGGCAGTCGCTGA
- a CDS encoding TraR/DksA family transcriptional regulator, with protein sequence MVDAQSEMKSVLLKMKEDTLSEIKRALKSGANTTTGEPSGDIYDQASSERDRELDLLLGDREREKLANIEEALLRIQDGEYGICEECEEEIPLGRLKVLPFARYCVKCKSDIEKQQAQTKRFEEDRVYREIALGEEEEM encoded by the coding sequence ATGGTTGATGCGCAGTCGGAAATGAAAAGTGTTCTCCTTAAGATGAAGGAGGATACTCTCAGCGAAATAAAGAGGGCCTTGAAGTCAGGGGCCAATACCACTACCGGTGAACCGAGTGGCGATATCTATGACCAGGCATCCAGTGAGCGGGACCGGGAGCTTGATCTGCTGCTGGGAGACCGTGAGCGGGAAAAGCTTGCGAACATCGAGGAAGCGCTGTTGCGCATTCAGGATGGTGAGTATGGCATCTGCGAGGAATGCGAAGAGGAGATCCCGCTGGGACGGCTCAAGGTCCTTCCCTTTGCCCGTTATTGCGTCAAGTGCAAGTCGGATATCGAGAAGCAGCAGGCACAGACCAAGCGGTTTGAAGAGGATCGTGTCTATCGCGAGATAGCTCTGGGTGAAGAAGAGGAAATGTAG
- a CDS encoding 4Fe-4S binding protein, giving the protein MHQRFVQPLRIAIQWCYLLFMLYLGIRFAQFVHYFRAGGTASFVPRPAAIEGFLPISGLLGMKDWLTHGDINPIHPAAVVIFMAIIGVSLLFKRSFCSWICPVGTISELLWKAGFRTLRRNVRLPHWLDVLLRGIKYLLLAFFLVSILWQMPSTAVSTFIYSDYHKVADVRLLAFFQSPSAGAAAFILILALLSIPVRNAFCRYLCPYGALLGLISTLSPLKVTRSHQQCVSCGACSQVCPAYLPVMAKERMHSPECIGCWRCISHCRASGALEMKLTGGRLAINGILFAIFVVAGFWGGTLVGKLSGHWQTSITLADYARLLGK; this is encoded by the coding sequence ATGCACCAACGTTTTGTACAACCACTGCGAATAGCGATCCAATGGTGCTATCTGTTGTTCATGCTCTACTTGGGAATCAGATTCGCCCAGTTTGTCCATTACTTTCGTGCAGGAGGGACGGCATCCTTTGTCCCGAGGCCTGCAGCGATTGAGGGGTTCCTGCCAATTTCCGGACTCCTCGGGATGAAAGACTGGCTGACACACGGCGATATTAACCCCATCCACCCGGCAGCCGTGGTTATTTTCATGGCCATAATCGGCGTTTCGCTTCTTTTCAAACGCTCATTCTGTTCATGGATCTGCCCGGTAGGGACCATTTCAGAACTCCTCTGGAAGGCAGGGTTCAGAACTCTACGCAGGAACGTCCGCCTACCACACTGGCTCGATGTCCTGCTACGTGGCATCAAGTACCTGCTGCTCGCATTTTTCCTTGTTTCGATCCTCTGGCAGATGCCGAGCACAGCGGTTTCGACCTTCATCTATTCCGACTACCACAAGGTCGCTGATGTAAGACTCCTTGCCTTCTTTCAGTCCCCCTCGGCGGGTGCGGCTGCGTTCATTCTCATTCTCGCCTTGCTCTCCATCCCGGTCCGCAATGCCTTCTGTCGCTATCTCTGCCCCTATGGGGCACTTCTCGGGCTCATCTCCACACTCTCCCCCCTCAAAGTGACCCGCTCGCACCAGCAGTGCGTTTCGTGCGGTGCCTGCAGCCAGGTTTGCCCCGCATACCTTCCGGTCATGGCAAAAGAACGGATGCACTCTCCCGAGTGTATCGGCTGCTGGCGTTGCATAAGCCACTGTCGAGCCAGCGGAGCCCTGGAGATGAAACTGACGGGCGGGCGGCTTGCCATAAACGGCATCCTGTTCGCAATTTTCGTGGTCGCAGGTTTCTGGGGCGGAACTCTGGTGGGGAAACTCTCCGGCCATTGGCAGACATCCATCACGCTGGCCGATTACGCACGCCTGCTGGGGAAATAA
- a CDS encoding HAMP domain-containing protein has protein sequence MQIPIGYKFILGCIVVVAVVAFVPDLIRLLGYAPEITTILTYVLAITIGLILGWFFSRRVSRNIAILTSSTEAISAGDLTRDVALGSSHFPDETHSLAESINVMAENLRILVRQIRETSGRVSEAARTLSSSALEINASTEEVAQAVEQISRGAETQAEMVTRGSKVIHEMAISVELVAKRAKESAKAARQTSVTAQRGGELANDSLDRMKGFYDSVELSGRLFLDLNRKLQQVGKIADIIVEIARQTNLLALNASIEAARAGEYGKGFAVVAEEVRKLADGTGTSAAEIVELIGAIKEDGQRVYETITESSRSIGEGKKNIDITASAFREILTTVIETERRANSIADLSHMQTEGAEKMVRMVDEIAKVAEDNAASTEEVSAATEEQSAAMQEMALAAQDLARMSDELMRCVERFRVAGTQGANP, from the coding sequence TGTGCTGGCAATTACCATCGGCCTCATCCTCGGTTGGTTCTTTTCTCGTCGGGTAAGCCGGAATATCGCCATCCTGACTTCCTCTACCGAGGCGATCAGCGCCGGGGACCTGACACGGGATGTTGCCCTCGGCAGTTCCCATTTCCCTGATGAAACCCACAGCCTTGCCGAATCTATCAATGTAATGGCCGAGAACCTCCGTATCCTGGTCCGGCAAATCCGTGAAACCTCGGGGAGGGTCTCAGAGGCGGCCCGGACCCTTTCGTCGTCGGCGCTGGAAATCAATGCCTCCACCGAGGAGGTTGCCCAGGCAGTAGAACAGATATCCCGTGGTGCCGAGACCCAGGCGGAGATGGTGACCAGGGGGTCGAAGGTGATCCACGAGATGGCCATTTCCGTGGAACTGGTGGCGAAACGGGCGAAAGAGTCGGCCAAGGCAGCCCGCCAGACCAGTGTGACCGCACAGCGCGGCGGAGAATTGGCCAATGATTCGCTGGATCGGATGAAGGGATTCTATGATTCGGTCGAGCTTTCCGGGCGTCTGTTCCTTGACCTGAACAGGAAACTCCAACAGGTCGGAAAGATTGCCGACATCATTGTCGAGATCGCCCGCCAGACCAACCTGTTGGCGCTTAATGCTTCCATTGAGGCTGCCAGGGCCGGTGAATACGGCAAGGGATTCGCCGTCGTTGCCGAAGAGGTTCGAAAACTTGCCGATGGGACCGGTACGTCTGCGGCGGAGATCGTTGAGCTGATCGGGGCGATCAAGGAAGATGGCCAGCGGGTGTACGAAACCATTACGGAAAGCTCCCGCTCCATCGGCGAGGGGAAGAAGAATATCGACATCACGGCCTCTGCATTCCGTGAGATTCTCACCACGGTCATTGAAACCGAACGAAGGGCCAACAGCATTGCCGACCTTTCCCACATGCAGACGGAGGGGGCGGAAAAGATGGTCCGGATGGTGGATGAGATAGCAAAGGTGGCCGAGGATAATGCCGCTTCCACCGAAGAGGTCTCAGCGGCGACCGAAGAGCAGTCCGCAGCCATGCAGGAGATGGCGCTGGCGGCACAGGACCTGGCACGCATGTCCGATGAGTTGATGCGTTGCGTCGAGCGTTTTCGGGTGGCGGGCACACAGGGTGCCAACCCGTGA
- a CDS encoding chemotaxis protein CheA, translated as MDMSQYRDLFLAESREHVGRLNELILCLEQVPSDQEKINALFRAAHSLKGMAASMGYDPIAELAHKMEDLLCRVREGEFSFAEDVASLLLEGADLLATLLDDVAGERPFSHNTSPLIQRLITFLPQEAVTDQSNIPSPVETVCTDLPHSAPLPPSSRESIQTVRVRTEILDRLIDTTGELFTTKHRLLDAHRQLHGQGIAEGLNDLARLLRELHQMVMKVRLMPFSLLAERFPRLVRELAQKNGKEVALAIDGRDIELDRGILEELADPLVHILRNAVDHGLEPPQDRLVAGKSKTGRIRLSAWREKDQVVIAVEDDGRGMDPEQLIAVAVGKSLISPEEGMRMTPREAYLLTTLPGFSTAREVTDVSGRGVGMDAVRATIQALGGDLLIDSELGRGSRISLRLPLTIAIINVLQIVAGHLKVAVPVTSVLRTLELSRDQVVVKDRRVSFSLDDEEIPLVSLNRLLGVPLSATGLELLPVIVAEIKGRRIGVAVDRVLGQKEVHVKPVGRPLNRLRGISGGAILGDGEIIFILDPATLF; from the coding sequence ATGGATATGTCACAGTACCGGGATCTGTTCCTGGCGGAATCGCGGGAGCATGTGGGTCGTCTGAATGAGTTGATCCTCTGTCTGGAACAGGTTCCCAGTGATCAGGAAAAGATCAATGCCCTTTTCAGGGCCGCACACTCCCTCAAGGGAATGGCAGCGTCCATGGGATACGATCCCATTGCGGAACTTGCCCACAAGATGGAGGATCTGCTCTGCCGGGTACGGGAAGGTGAGTTCTCCTTTGCCGAAGATGTGGCATCTCTCCTCCTGGAGGGTGCCGACCTCCTGGCGACGCTCCTAGATGATGTTGCCGGGGAGCGACCATTTTCACACAATACCTCTCCCCTGATCCAGCGATTGATCACTTTTTTGCCGCAGGAGGCCGTAACCGACCAATCGAACATTCCCTCCCCGGTCGAAACTGTTTGCACTGATCTGCCGCATTCCGCTCCGTTGCCGCCTTCGAGCCGGGAATCCATCCAGACGGTCCGGGTGCGGACCGAAATCCTTGATCGGCTGATCGATACCACTGGTGAGCTTTTTACCACAAAGCACCGGCTTCTTGATGCGCATCGGCAGTTGCACGGCCAGGGCATCGCCGAAGGTCTGAATGATCTGGCTCGCCTGCTACGTGAACTGCACCAGATGGTGATGAAGGTGAGGCTCATGCCATTCTCGCTGTTGGCGGAGCGCTTTCCTCGGCTGGTCAGGGAACTTGCCCAGAAAAACGGCAAGGAGGTTGCGCTCGCCATAGATGGCAGGGATATCGAGCTCGATCGGGGCATTTTGGAAGAGCTGGCCGATCCCCTGGTCCATATCCTGAGGAATGCGGTGGATCATGGCCTGGAGCCACCACAAGATCGCCTCGTCGCCGGAAAGTCGAAAACGGGGAGAATCCGACTTTCTGCCTGGCGTGAAAAAGATCAGGTGGTCATTGCCGTTGAAGACGATGGTCGTGGCATGGACCCAGAACAGTTGATCGCGGTGGCAGTAGGAAAATCGCTCATTTCCCCGGAAGAGGGGATGCGGATGACTCCGCGAGAAGCCTATTTGCTGACAACGCTGCCCGGTTTCTCAACGGCCCGCGAGGTTACGGATGTATCGGGGCGCGGAGTGGGCATGGATGCCGTACGGGCCACGATACAGGCTCTCGGAGGCGATCTGCTGATCGATTCCGAGCTGGGCAGGGGAAGCAGGATCAGTCTTCGCCTCCCGCTCACCATCGCCATAATCAATGTGCTCCAGATCGTTGCCGGCCATCTGAAGGTAGCGGTGCCGGTCACCAGCGTTCTGAGAACTCTCGAACTGTCCCGCGACCAGGTAGTGGTGAAGGATCGCCGCGTATCGTTTTCCCTGGATGACGAGGAAATCCCGCTCGTTAGTCTCAACAGACTGCTGGGGGTTCCCTTGTCCGCCACCGGGCTGGAGCTGTTGCCGGTAATCGTAGCCGAAATCAAGGGGCGACGGATCGGTGTCGCTGTTGACCGGGTGTTGGGGCAAAAAGAGGTACATGTGAAACCGGTAGGCAGGCCGTTGAACCGGTTACGCGGGATTTCCGGAGGGGCAATCCTCGGGGACGGCGAGATTATCTTCATCCTTGACCCCGCCACGCTCTTCTGA
- a CDS encoding outer membrane lipoprotein carrier protein LolA produces MKRFTMLALALVMLLLQSGTTWAAGDADLKAVVATLEDGYRLLKDLQADFSQKTTLTALKRDEKGSGELAMKRPANGPAMFRFDYRKPRQQIVSNGKQVWFYLPDNKQVMVSDVNTMLAQGGVALNYLTGMGNVSRDFAISFSGTGRDARGNYLLDLTPKKGGQAFAKLQLTIAAAAVAKYRDSGAAQVPFPILSSVVYDQMGNRTAIEYGKVRANQGIAADRFSFKIPKGVEVIKP; encoded by the coding sequence ATGAAACGATTTACGATGCTGGCATTGGCTCTGGTCATGTTACTGCTTCAATCCGGCACCACGTGGGCTGCGGGTGATGCCGATTTGAAGGCGGTTGTGGCAACCCTTGAGGATGGCTATCGTCTTCTCAAGGATCTGCAGGCGGATTTCAGTCAGAAGACGACCCTGACGGCGCTTAAGCGGGATGAAAAAGGGAGTGGAGAACTGGCCATGAAACGTCCTGCCAATGGTCCAGCCATGTTCCGGTTCGATTACCGCAAGCCCCGTCAGCAGATTGTGTCCAACGGCAAACAGGTCTGGTTTTACCTCCCCGACAACAAGCAGGTTATGGTGAGCGATGTCAATACCATGCTCGCGCAGGGAGGGGTGGCACTCAATTATCTGACCGGAATGGGAAACGTTTCGCGCGACTTTGCTATCTCCTTCTCCGGTACAGGCCGCGATGCCAGGGGTAACTATCTACTGGACCTGACGCCGAAGAAGGGGGGGCAGGCTTTTGCAAAGCTTCAGCTGACCATCGCGGCAGCGGCGGTCGCAAAGTACCGCGATTCAGGAGCAGCCCAGGTGCCGTTCCCAATACTCTCGTCGGTTGTCTACGACCAGATGGGGAATCGCACTGCCATCGAATACGGCAAGGTACGGGCCAACCAGGGGATTGCCGCGGACAGATTCAGCTTCAAGATACCCAAGGGCGTGGAAGTCATCAAGCCGTAA
- a CDS encoding YajQ family cyclic di-GMP-binding protein, which yields MPSFDIVSKVDMQEVDNAVNQTVKEIAQRYDFKGSKSEITQEKDTIKVLADDDFKLKAVIDILQSKFLKRGISIKSLQYGKAENASGGMVRQIITIQQGVSKEKGKEIIAAIKETKLKVQAQIMEDQVRVTGKNIDDLQEVIGLLKGKDLGIEMQYINFRS from the coding sequence ATGCCATCATTCGATATCGTGTCAAAGGTTGACATGCAGGAAGTGGACAACGCCGTCAATCAGACGGTGAAGGAGATTGCACAGCGGTACGATTTCAAAGGGTCCAAGAGCGAGATCACCCAGGAGAAGGATACCATCAAGGTGCTGGCCGACGATGACTTCAAGCTCAAGGCAGTGATAGACATCCTCCAGTCGAAATTCCTCAAGCGAGGGATTTCCATCAAATCGCTCCAGTATGGCAAGGCAGAAAATGCCTCCGGCGGCATGGTCCGCCAGATCATCACCATTCAGCAGGGCGTCTCCAAGGAGAAGGGGAAAGAGATCATTGCTGCCATCAAGGAAACCAAACTCAAGGTCCAGGCGCAGATCATGGAGGATCAGGTCAGGGTTACCGGCAAGAATATCGATGACCTGCAGGAGGTCATCGGCCTGCTGAAGGGCAAGGACCTGGGCATCGAGATGCAGTATATCAATTTCAGATCATAG
- a CDS encoding chemotaxis protein CheW, with protein MTDAPGRLVLFRMAGRRCAFDLAEVAEVTELPAVYPVPLAPPSFKGVMNCHGRLVSLLDLGVYLGFESSREGGKVLVLDRRFADLALWVDEVERIIPVAEVLSEREGEEEHVKQLLTLNDGEVQLLSALDLVEKLDAELQVIIHSPNGDRGDSRRREAT; from the coding sequence GTGACGGATGCGCCTGGCCGTTTGGTCCTGTTTCGTATGGCCGGGAGACGCTGTGCCTTCGATCTTGCGGAAGTCGCCGAGGTGACTGAACTCCCTGCCGTCTACCCGGTTCCTCTGGCCCCCCCATCCTTCAAGGGGGTAATGAACTGTCATGGCAGGCTGGTGTCGCTGCTCGACCTGGGGGTCTACCTGGGGTTTGAGAGCAGTCGGGAGGGGGGGAAGGTGCTGGTGCTCGACCGGCGTTTTGCCGATCTTGCGCTCTGGGTGGACGAGGTGGAGCGCATTATTCCCGTAGCAGAGGTGCTGTCCGAGCGTGAAGGAGAAGAGGAGCATGTGAAGCAGCTCCTGACCCTCAATGATGGAGAGGTGCAGCTGTTGTCGGCCTTGGACCTTGTTGAAAAACTGGATGCGGAGCTGCAGGTGATTATCCACTCCCCCAATGGCGACAGGGGAGACAGCCGCAGGAGAGAAGCTACCTGA